The following proteins come from a genomic window of Chryseobacterium glaciei:
- a CDS encoding outer membrane beta-barrel protein — MFSQKQKIEGTVSNAQNEKLSLVSIEVYNSQNILLKTLMTNENGVFMLEGIPENSVKLVIKDLEYSKFEKDLDLEKQNQPLLIVLKKDIQDIQEVVMTKQKPLVKRKIDRLEFNVENSNISSLNAWEILKKTPGVTSSNDVLAIKGSQSILVTINDKKIMLTGDELKNLLENTQGSDMKSVEVITNPPAKYEASGSAVLNIVLKKNKIEGYRGILSSKYVQSQYAKGVAGISQYYKKDKLSVMGSYYRGTGTYYREGTDYVNYIEDQQRWVSTMNRKDQNKSQNTLNFNVEYEIDSLTNVSLNYSGSFNPKSFGTYNVPTLIYNSQDVVESNYTTINDHHSRTINNTVSFQADRKLNKKSKLTWTNYFAGNNNQKYQNVLTYLDFVNQSPKENNFVTNNKSDVQLYSTQFDYQWKNDKWELESGSKYSFVKTSSQLDFSDNENEQLQYRADKSNVFDYKEHNFALYSSLSYNPGKWNFKAGLRAEKTDLEGVVSEPYEVNKNNYWKLFPTLYAQYTTEGNHQFGLSYGKRISRPSYSWLNPAKSYYNLFSYFQGDPKLKATIIHNLNFTYTWKEWNLDFYYRKEIAPSMEISYQEPSNNNLIYHYTNIEKGQAYGLSVYKNFQIKPWWSLSVSENIEHNENYFIGIDDLLYKNKVWNFASDVSTSFTLQKSSDWKLEVGHRYNSPAIQGTFRISSSSATYLVMNKKFFNKKLEGSLMFNDIFKTSKEKVSTKYGNQDNYFLDYRDTQNFIISLKFNFGNQAVKNVKAIKKADEQDRM; from the coding sequence ATGTTTTCACAAAAACAAAAGATTGAAGGCACAGTTTCGAATGCTCAGAATGAAAAACTTTCTTTGGTCTCTATTGAAGTTTATAATTCTCAAAATATATTGCTAAAAACATTGATGACCAATGAAAATGGCGTTTTTATGCTGGAAGGCATTCCCGAAAATTCTGTGAAGTTGGTTATTAAAGATTTAGAATATTCCAAATTTGAAAAAGACCTGGATCTGGAAAAACAGAATCAGCCTTTACTGATTGTTTTGAAGAAAGACATTCAGGATATCCAAGAGGTTGTGATGACCAAGCAAAAGCCTTTAGTAAAAAGAAAAATTGACCGTTTAGAATTTAATGTAGAAAATAGTAATATTTCCTCGCTCAACGCATGGGAAATTCTTAAAAAGACACCAGGCGTAACCTCAAGTAATGATGTATTAGCGATCAAAGGAAGTCAAAGTATTCTCGTAACCATTAACGATAAAAAAATAATGCTGACGGGTGATGAGTTGAAAAATCTATTGGAAAACACGCAAGGTAGCGATATGAAATCGGTGGAAGTAATTACCAATCCACCTGCAAAATATGAAGCATCGGGAAGCGCCGTATTGAACATTGTGTTAAAGAAAAATAAGATAGAAGGTTATCGTGGGATTCTTTCTTCTAAATATGTACAAAGTCAGTATGCAAAAGGGGTAGCGGGAATTTCTCAATATTATAAGAAAGATAAACTTTCTGTAATGGGAAGCTATTACCGTGGAACCGGAACGTATTACAGAGAAGGGACGGATTATGTAAATTATATAGAAGATCAGCAAAGATGGGTCAGCACAATGAACCGTAAAGACCAAAATAAAAGCCAGAATACTTTGAATTTTAATGTAGAATATGAAATAGACAGTCTTACGAATGTAAGTCTTAATTATTCAGGTTCTTTTAATCCGAAATCTTTTGGGACGTATAATGTGCCCACTTTAATTTATAACAGTCAGGATGTTGTAGAGTCTAATTATACAACAATTAATGATCATCATTCTCGCACCATCAATAATACGGTGAGTTTTCAGGCAGATAGAAAACTGAATAAGAAAAGTAAGTTGACATGGACGAATTATTTTGCAGGAAACAACAATCAGAAATATCAAAATGTATTGACGTATCTTGATTTTGTAAATCAATCTCCAAAAGAAAATAACTTTGTGACCAATAATAAAAGTGATGTCCAGTTGTATTCTACTCAATTTGATTATCAATGGAAAAACGACAAATGGGAATTAGAATCCGGGTCCAAATATAGTTTTGTAAAAACCAGTAGCCAATTAGATTTTTCAGATAATGAAAATGAACAATTGCAATACAGAGCCGACAAAAGCAATGTTTTTGATTACAAAGAACACAATTTTGCTCTTTATTCATCGCTTTCTTACAATCCCGGAAAATGGAATTTTAAAGCAGGACTTCGTGCGGAAAAAACTGATTTAGAAGGAGTTGTTTCAGAACCTTATGAGGTGAATAAAAATAACTATTGGAAATTATTTCCCACTTTATACGCCCAATATACCACAGAAGGAAATCATCAATTTGGTTTGTCTTACGGAAAAAGAATCAGCAGACCGTCTTATTCTTGGTTGAATCCAGCAAAATCATACTACAATCTATTTTCTTATTTTCAGGGAGATCCAAAATTGAAAGCAACGATTATTCATAATCTTAATTTCACGTATACTTGGAAAGAATGGAACCTTGATTTTTATTACCGTAAAGAAATTGCGCCATCAATGGAAATCTCTTATCAGGAACCGAGTAATAATAATTTAATTTATCATTACACAAATATTGAAAAAGGGCAGGCGTATGGATTGAGTGTTTATAAAAATTTCCAAATCAAGCCTTGGTGGAGCTTGAGTGTTTCTGAAAATATTGAACATAATGAAAATTATTTTATTGGCATTGATGATCTTCTATACAAAAACAAAGTTTGGAATTTTGCGTCTGATGTTTCTACAAGTTTCACTTTGCAGAAAAGCAGTGATTGGAAATTGGAAGTAGGGCATCGTTATAATTCGCCTGCTATACAAGGAACTTTCAGAATATCGAGTTCTTCGGCTACATATCTGGTGATGAACAAAAAGTTTTTCAACAAAAAACTGGAAGGAAGTCTGATGTTTAATGATATTTTTAAAACTTCCAAAGAAAAGGTGAGTACAAAATACGGAAATCAGGATAACTATTTTCTGGATTATAGAGATACTCAGAATTTTATTATTTCGTTAAA
- a CDS encoding sensor histidine kinase, translated as MILKSKNLIALFAALFLLLLGIQAYFMYKTYQVKEREIYRSVHNKLTQYTDNLEDRRGLKKASDESLQHIFIEYTDKKIDKKDFLDLFEQNRKSTKDQLSNYVDKQFEKEGYKVAVRIEYLSIIFLPSNTNLLEKPIILFETRNKIVKPGISNTGNWQTSSKSTSDDDKKIIKNNSFRVKSQTDFEILNIKSIVFRELTLLFLCCIALLTSVLVLYIFTFKNLIKQQKQVEILHTVVDNISHEFKTPIATLKIASKALKKDWNPDTLPLVERQISRLESLMQQLHKDETENEIPEIQPEDWNFFIQDLAFTYPQIQFILKNKISQQLPFDKNLMETVIKNLCENSVKYGSLIVEIKISNPQKKLEITVSDNGQGIEKKEFKNVFEKFYRIQSNNIHNTKGLGLGLYFVKKIIEKYNGKIEAESTIKEGTTFKITIPYEN; from the coding sequence ATGATTTTGAAAAGTAAAAATCTTATTGCACTCTTTGCGGCCTTATTTCTGCTTCTTTTGGGGATTCAGGCTTATTTCATGTATAAAACCTATCAGGTTAAAGAGCGGGAAATTTACAGAAGTGTACACAATAAACTTACTCAATACACCGATAATCTTGAAGATAGAAGAGGTTTAAAAAAAGCGTCTGACGAATCTTTACAGCATATTTTCATTGAGTATACCGATAAAAAAATCGACAAAAAAGACTTTTTAGATCTGTTTGAACAAAATAGAAAAAGCACCAAAGATCAGCTCAGTAATTATGTAGATAAACAGTTTGAAAAAGAAGGCTATAAAGTTGCGGTGAGAATAGAATATTTATCAATTATCTTTCTCCCTAGCAATACCAATTTGCTTGAAAAACCTATCATCTTATTTGAAACAAGAAATAAAATTGTAAAACCAGGAATTTCAAATACGGGAAATTGGCAAACCTCATCTAAATCAACATCAGACGATGATAAGAAAATAATTAAGAATAACAGCTTCCGTGTAAAAAGCCAGACAGACTTCGAAATATTAAATATTAAAAGTATCGTTTTCAGGGAATTGACCCTGCTTTTTCTATGTTGTATTGCGCTCCTGACAAGTGTATTAGTACTTTATATTTTTACCTTTAAAAATTTAATTAAACAACAGAAACAAGTTGAAATCTTACATACCGTAGTAGATAATATCTCTCATGAGTTTAAAACGCCTATTGCCACTTTAAAAATAGCCTCCAAAGCATTGAAGAAAGATTGGAACCCGGACACGCTTCCATTAGTAGAACGACAGATCAGCCGTCTTGAAAGTCTCATGCAACAGCTTCATAAAGACGAAACAGAAAATGAAATTCCAGAAATACAACCTGAAGATTGGAATTTCTTCATTCAAGATCTTGCTTTTACCTATCCTCAGATTCAATTTATTTTAAAAAATAAAATTTCGCAGCAACTTCCTTTTGATAAAAACCTCATGGAAACTGTCATTAAAAATCTCTGCGAAAACAGTGTAAAATATGGTTCATTAATTGTTGAGATAAAAATTTCTAACCCTCAAAAAAAATTGGAAATCACCGTTTCAGATAATGGACAAGGCATCGAAAAAAAAGAATTTAAAAATGTTTTTGAAAAGTTTTACAGAATACAATCCAACAACATCCATAATACAAAAGGATTAGGATTGGGTCTTTATTTCGTTAAAAAGATCATTGAAAAATACAACGGAAAAATAGAAGCAGAAAGTACGATTAAAGAAGGAACAACTTTTAAAATAACCATTCCTTATGAAAATTAA
- a CDS encoding response regulator transcription factor has translation MKIKILLVEDDTDFGMILKQYLELEDFDVTWFQNPEDVVTILTSDFNFQIGILDIMMPNIDGFSLSKIILKEKPQFPILFLTAKNQKIDRLTGLKIGADDYIAKPCDPEELILRIKNILKRTSHSTLQMHVKIGDYNLDSEKLLLSHPRGDIRLTIREKDLLLYLLKHNHQMIKRDDILDTLWETNDYFTGRSLDVFISRLRKYFIEDPTIKIQSLRGIGFEIDFPEK, from the coding sequence ATGAAAATTAAAATTCTATTGGTGGAAGACGATACTGATTTTGGAATGATTCTTAAACAGTATCTCGAGCTGGAAGACTTCGACGTAACATGGTTTCAAAATCCTGAAGATGTTGTAACGATTTTAACCTCAGATTTCAATTTTCAAATCGGTATCTTAGATATTATGATGCCTAATATTGATGGATTTTCTCTTTCTAAAATAATTTTAAAAGAAAAACCACAGTTCCCTATCCTTTTTTTAACCGCAAAAAATCAAAAAATAGATCGTCTGACAGGACTTAAAATTGGAGCCGACGATTATATTGCAAAACCCTGCGACCCAGAAGAATTAATTCTCAGAATTAAAAATATTTTAAAAAGAACATCCCATTCTACATTGCAAATGCATGTGAAAATCGGAGACTATAATTTGGATTCAGAAAAGCTGTTGTTATCTCATCCAAGAGGAGATATTCGCTTAACGATCCGTGAAAAAGACCTTCTTTTGTACCTTTTAAAACACAATCATCAAATGATAAAACGCGATGATATTCTAGACACTCTTTGGGAAACCAACGATTATTTTACCGGAAGAAGCCTCGATGTATTCATCAGTCGATTGAGAAAATACTTTATTGAAGATCCCACAATTAAAATTCAATCGCTGAGAGGAATAGGTTTTGAAATTGATTTTCCTGAAAAATAA
- a CDS encoding DUF3658 domain-containing protein: protein MMIDFKKAIHLVYSNPGRGSLESYFKTHFPEDKIQIHCIYNDLTTGPLSDFTSAPDFEKFSSYWKAIDAVYSPDTIENNEENSINFNDLSTEFSIDFPKEKTLIIWHGSDAGEKLMLYRYCSLLKNRDLHEINLDDWPTTLKNDYRTNCLAIQNPEDLDGIFNILNEINENTKSSYANEWERLKKDQKTNRILQDDRLISVNEDYYDQSILDNCTSDYQKVARVIGETMGKQKSTIGDYYLLYRIHMLINQQLLEYQGDVSTMRELEIRKK from the coding sequence ATGATGATTGATTTCAAAAAAGCAATCCATTTAGTATACAGCAACCCTGGAAGAGGAAGTTTGGAATCTTATTTCAAAACTCATTTTCCGGAGGATAAAATACAAATTCACTGTATTTATAATGACTTAACGACGGGACCTTTGAGCGATTTCACGTCTGCTCCTGACTTTGAGAAATTCAGTTCATACTGGAAAGCCATCGATGCTGTCTACTCACCCGATACAATTGAAAACAATGAGGAAAACAGCATAAATTTCAATGATTTATCAACTGAATTTAGTATTGATTTCCCAAAAGAGAAAACCTTAATTATCTGGCATGGAAGCGATGCTGGCGAAAAACTCATGTTATATCGTTATTGTAGTCTTTTAAAGAACAGGGATTTGCATGAAATCAATCTGGATGATTGGCCAACAACGTTAAAGAACGATTATAGAACCAATTGTTTAGCCATACAAAACCCGGAAGATCTTGATGGAATTTTCAACATTTTAAACGAGATTAACGAAAATACGAAATCATCTTACGCAAATGAATGGGAAAGGCTGAAAAAAGATCAAAAAACAAATAGAATATTGCAAGATGACCGTCTAATTTCTGTAAACGAGGATTATTATGATCAAAGTATTTTAGATAACTGTACTTCAGACTATCAAAAAGTTGCGAGAGTGATTGGCGAAACAATGGGGAAGCAAAAATCTACGATTGGAGATTATTATCTTCTGTATAGAATTCACATGTTGATCAATCAGCAACTATTAGAATATCAAGGTGATGTATCAACAATGCGAGAGTTAGAAATCAGAAAAAAATAA
- a CDS encoding endonuclease/exonuclease/phosphatase family protein produces the protein MNLRFSMVFLMFFALGFSQDLKVMSFNIRLQVESDKENAWTERKQDAVDLLNYYHPDYFGVQEALPEQMKDIKNGLKNYDYVGVGRDDGKEKGEFSAIFYDTNRLQVVNSGTFWLSETPEKPSKGWDAALNRICTYAVFKDKKSKKEFLAMNLHFDHIGNVARVKSADLILKKIKEINPKNLPVTLTGDFNLTDDSEPIKILSQNMKDSFYNSESKHYGPIGTFTAFNVNEVPKNRIDYIFVKGLKIKSHRHINDRRENLLYPSDHFPVLVDVQF, from the coding sequence ATGAATCTCAGATTTTCAATGGTATTCCTGATGTTTTTTGCATTGGGATTTTCGCAGGATCTAAAAGTGATGAGTTTCAACATTAGACTTCAGGTAGAATCGGATAAGGAAAATGCATGGACAGAGAGAAAACAAGATGCAGTGGATTTATTAAATTATTATCACCCGGATTATTTCGGAGTTCAGGAAGCGCTTCCCGAGCAGATGAAAGATATCAAAAACGGATTGAAAAATTACGATTATGTAGGCGTCGGAAGAGATGACGGTAAAGAAAAAGGAGAGTTTTCGGCTATATTTTATGATACAAACAGGCTTCAGGTTGTAAATTCTGGAACGTTTTGGCTTTCTGAAACGCCTGAAAAACCGTCAAAAGGATGGGATGCTGCTTTGAACAGAATTTGCACGTATGCTGTTTTTAAAGATAAAAAATCAAAGAAAGAATTTTTAGCAATGAATCTTCACTTCGATCATATCGGAAATGTTGCAAGAGTGAAGTCTGCAGATTTAATTCTAAAGAAAATCAAGGAAATCAACCCTAAAAATTTACCGGTAACATTGACTGGCGATTTTAATTTGACAGATGATTCTGAGCCCATTAAAATTCTTTCTCAAAATATGAAAGACAGTTTTTATAATTCAGAATCAAAACATTATGGTCCAATTGGCACTTTTACAGCTTTCAACGTTAATGAAGTTCCGAAAAACAGAATCGACTATATTTTTGTAAAAGGTTTGAAAATAAAATCTCACAGACACATCAATGACAGAAGAGAAAACTTATTGTATCCTTCCGATCATTTTCCGGTCTTGGTAGATGTACAGTTTTAA
- a CDS encoding SDR family oxidoreductase: protein MNLYTQPMLREDALKDKVAIVTGGGSGLGKAMTKYFLQLGAKVVITSRNLEKLQGTAKELEEETGGKVLCVACDVRNWDEVEAMKEAALKEFGRIDILLNNAAGNFISPTERLTHSAFDSILDIVLKGTKNCTLSVGKHWIDSKTPGTVLNIVTTYAWTGSAYVVPSACAKAGVLAMTRSLAVEWGKYNIRFNAIAPGPFPTKGAWDRLLPGDMKDQFDLAKKNPLKRVGEHQELANLAAYLVSDFSSFVNGEVVTIDGGEWLQGAGEFNMLEDIPQEMWDALEAMIKAKKSN from the coding sequence ATGAATCTATATACACAACCGATGTTGCGTGAAGATGCACTGAAAGATAAAGTAGCCATCGTTACAGGTGGCGGAAGCGGTCTAGGAAAAGCAATGACCAAATATTTTCTTCAATTAGGCGCAAAAGTAGTGATCACTTCCAGAAATTTGGAAAAATTACAAGGAACAGCGAAAGAATTGGAAGAAGAAACGGGCGGAAAAGTTCTTTGCGTTGCGTGTGACGTAAGAAATTGGGATGAGGTAGAAGCAATGAAAGAAGCTGCTTTGAAAGAATTCGGAAGAATTGATATTCTATTAAATAACGCAGCAGGAAATTTCATCTCTCCAACAGAAAGATTAACACATTCTGCTTTTGATTCTATTTTAGATATTGTATTAAAAGGAACAAAAAACTGTACACTTTCCGTTGGAAAACATTGGATTGATTCAAAAACGCCGGGAACGGTTTTAAATATCGTAACAACTTACGCATGGACAGGTTCTGCTTACGTTGTTCCATCCGCTTGTGCAAAAGCTGGAGTGTTGGCAATGACAAGATCTCTTGCCGTGGAGTGGGGGAAATATAATATTCGATTCAATGCCATCGCGCCGGGGCCATTTCCAACGAAAGGAGCTTGGGACAGGTTGCTTCCGGGAGATATGAAAGATCAATTTGATTTAGCGAAAAAAAATCCGTTGAAAAGAGTAGGGGAACATCAGGAATTGGCGAATCTTGCTGCTTATTTAGTTTCTGATTTTTCATCTTTTGTGAATGGAGAAGTTGTAACAATCGATGGTGGTGAATGGCTACAAGGCGCAGGCGAATTTAATATGCTGGAAGATATTCCACAGGAAATGTGGGATGCATTGGAAGCAATGATCAAAGCAAAAAAGTCAAACTAA
- a CDS encoding DUF1573 domain-containing protein has product MKNLKITALLAVLACSPFYANVFPAEGTPVVRTIKADITWKSESIDVGNIPQGKPKLIRFEFTNTSKKPIVIENVAPSCGCTTADYTKTPILPGKKGFVEASFNAAAAGPFMKTVNVTTSESKTPKTLSFKGTVTA; this is encoded by the coding sequence ATGAAAAATTTAAAAATTACAGCTCTTTTAGCAGTGTTAGCATGTTCTCCATTTTACGCAAATGTATTTCCCGCTGAAGGAACTCCTGTTGTGAGAACAATTAAAGCTGATATCACATGGAAATCAGAATCTATTGACGTTGGAAATATTCCTCAGGGAAAACCAAAATTGATCAGATTCGAATTTACAAACACATCTAAAAAGCCAATTGTTATCGAAAATGTAGCACCGTCTTGTGGATGTACTACAGCAGATTATACTAAAACTCCAATTCTTCCTGGTAAAAAAGGATTTGTAGAAGCTAGTTTTAATGCTGCAGCTGCAGGTCCATTCATGAAAACGGTTAACGTTACAACAAGCGAAAGCAAAACTCCTAAAACACTTTCGTTTAAAGGAACTGTTACTGCATAA
- a CDS encoding sensor histidine kinase, which produces MEIKKLNIIITLGFVAIIGILIAQLLWTRQAYNIEDEKFNQTVNIALLEVVEKLSGGKTSFSENPVQNISNDYYVVNINNEFHPEVLEYYLKTEFTRLQINTDYVYALYNCQSDRMMYGKYVSKHQESPNMAIKFPKHKNLVYYFSIRFPDKTTYLISSLRFWYVLTFALIIILLVYVYSIYTIIQQKKFSELQRDFINNMTHEFKTPLSSILLASEALTKQQLIKENPKLQTYTSIITDQGYKLNNHIEKILNIAKNDASGLSLKPQKIVLLPFIQEIADTIKQKNENLSVEIEIDSNTSIIADEFHFTNIIYNILDNSIKYCETKPTIRISSFKDSKGLYLKFKDNGMGIPPKNIPHIFDKFYRVNTKKSDEVNGFGLGLFYVKKIVQQHNWKISVENNKDEGITITLFLPS; this is translated from the coding sequence ATGGAAATAAAGAAACTCAATATTATTATTACCCTCGGCTTTGTCGCTATTATCGGAATTTTGATAGCCCAACTTCTATGGACAAGACAAGCCTATAATATTGAAGATGAAAAATTTAACCAAACCGTAAATATTGCTTTACTCGAAGTTGTGGAAAAATTGTCGGGAGGAAAAACTTCTTTTAGTGAAAATCCGGTTCAAAATATTTCCAACGACTATTATGTGGTTAATATCAATAATGAATTTCATCCCGAAGTATTGGAATATTATCTGAAAACAGAATTCACACGTTTACAGATAAATACAGATTATGTTTACGCATTATACAATTGCCAAAGTGATAGAATGATGTATGGAAAATATGTTTCTAAGCATCAGGAAAGTCCGAATATGGCTATTAAATTTCCAAAACATAAAAATTTAGTCTATTATTTTTCTATACGCTTTCCGGATAAAACTACGTATCTGATCAGTTCATTACGTTTTTGGTACGTGCTCACCTTTGCTCTTATTATCATTCTTTTGGTGTATGTTTATTCTATATATACCATTATTCAGCAAAAAAAATTCTCTGAACTGCAGCGAGATTTTATCAATAATATGACCCATGAGTTTAAAACTCCTCTTTCTTCTATACTTTTGGCTTCAGAAGCACTCACGAAGCAACAACTCATAAAAGAAAACCCTAAGCTACAGACCTACACCTCTATCATCACCGATCAAGGCTATAAGCTTAATAATCATATTGAAAAAATATTAAATATTGCTAAAAATGATGCTTCCGGACTGTCATTAAAACCTCAGAAAATCGTTTTATTGCCGTTTATTCAGGAAATTGCAGACACGATAAAACAAAAGAATGAAAATCTTTCTGTTGAAATAGAAATTGATAGCAATACGTCAATCATTGCCGATGAATTTCACTTTACAAATATCATTTATAATATTTTAGATAATTCAATCAAGTACTGCGAAACGAAACCTACTATTAGAATTTCTTCCTTTAAAGATTCAAAAGGTTTATATTTAAAATTTAAAGATAATGGAATGGGAATTCCGCCTAAAAATATTCCTCATATTTTTGATAAATTTTACAGAGTAAATACAAAAAAAAGTGATGAGGTAAACGGTTTTGGATTAGGTTTATTTTACGTAAAAAAAATCGTTCAGCAACATAACTGGAAAATTTCAGTTGAAAACAATAAGGATGAAGGGATTACGATAACTCTATTTTTACCGTCTTAA
- a CDS encoding response regulator transcription factor, whose translation MEKSKILYAEDDNTIAFLIQDSLESYYDIDCYPDGKSALEAFNSKSFDICLLDIMMPELNGFELAQFIRDKNSEIPIIFISAKALKEDRIKGLKIGADDYLVKPFSIEELILKIEVFLKRSKKTSTTTSKYKVGKYDFDPKNYTLQDSLSTITLTQRESELLLYFINHKNSVVKRQDILKAIWGDDDYFMGRSLDVFISRLRKLLADEQNVIIENLHGIGFRFSEK comes from the coding sequence ATGGAAAAATCTAAAATTTTATATGCAGAAGATGACAATACAATCGCTTTCCTGATTCAGGATAGCTTGGAGAGTTATTATGATATAGATTGTTATCCTGATGGAAAATCAGCGCTTGAAGCATTCAATAGCAAAAGTTTTGACATTTGTCTTTTAGATATTATGATGCCCGAACTCAACGGGTTTGAATTAGCACAATTCATCCGCGATAAAAACTCTGAAATCCCCATTATTTTTATTTCTGCAAAAGCTTTAAAAGAAGACAGGATTAAAGGTTTGAAAATTGGCGCAGACGATTATTTGGTAAAGCCTTTCAGTATTGAAGAACTCATTCTAAAAATTGAAGTTTTCTTAAAACGTTCAAAGAAAACAAGTACCACTACATCAAAATACAAAGTCGGAAAATATGACTTTGATCCTAAAAACTATACTTTACAAGATTCATTAAGCACGATTACTCTTACCCAAAGAGAGTCTGAACTGTTATTATATTTCATCAACCATAAGAATAGTGTTGTAAAAAGACAAGACATCCTTAAAGCTATTTGGGGAGATGACGATTACTTTATGGGACGAAGTCTTGATGTATTTATTTCAAGATTGCGAAAATTATTGGCTGATGAACAAAATGTAATCATTGAAAATTTGCATGGAATAGGTTTTAGGTTTTCTGAAAAATAG